The following proteins are co-located in the Ignavibacteriota bacterium genome:
- a CDS encoding DUF4116 domain-containing protein has product MTRSILVLLFPLLWLGCASTTHVVNPYQYSEISELGSERHAVVIVSANGCLEEFDADSVTVEHDSTFWFDSKSAQWRSVSSTAVHRIRFIDHWLGALEGFTYSGGPGYLLLAAAAAASNVSGLEKVVLGAGAILSTAVSLFIAAPVGALIGHKTDYVFPSPLPSHESAEPYRAQGQDAIVHALAHNGALLRRAPREWKDDEKMVAAAVEQNGRALHHASPRIRGDRNTALTAVNQNGMALEYVSEELRNDALCVLVAVQSNGLALQFASAPLRDRRNIVTTAVTRDGRALAFASDTLRNDSVIVMHAVRSNGMALEFASETLRGHRNIVLAAIAQNPCARNVSVIR; this is encoded by the coding sequence ATGACACGTTCAATTCTTGTCTTACTTTTCCCTCTGCTATGGCTCGGCTGTGCTTCCACCACGCACGTGGTCAATCCATACCAGTATTCGGAAATTTCTGAATTAGGATCGGAACGCCATGCGGTTGTTATAGTTTCAGCGAACGGATGCCTCGAAGAATTTGACGCGGATTCGGTCACGGTCGAGCACGACTCAACATTCTGGTTCGATTCCAAGTCGGCGCAGTGGCGTTCAGTGTCCAGCACTGCGGTACACAGGATACGTTTCATCGACCATTGGCTCGGTGCCCTGGAAGGTTTTACATATAGCGGTGGACCGGGCTACCTGCTGTTGGCTGCCGCTGCGGCCGCATCCAACGTCAGTGGTTTGGAGAAAGTAGTACTCGGAGCCGGTGCGATACTGAGTACCGCGGTCAGTCTCTTCATCGCGGCACCCGTCGGTGCACTCATCGGGCACAAGACCGACTATGTTTTTCCATCTCCTCTGCCGTCGCATGAAAGCGCGGAGCCATACCGCGCGCAGGGCCAGGATGCGATCGTGCACGCGCTGGCTCACAATGGCGCGTTGCTTCGTCGCGCACCCCGGGAATGGAAAGACGATGAAAAAATGGTTGCCGCCGCGGTGGAACAAAACGGACGCGCTCTGCACCATGCATCTCCGCGTATTCGAGGTGATCGGAATACTGCGCTGACGGCGGTGAATCAGAACGGAATGGCACTGGAGTACGTATCGGAAGAATTGCGGAATGATGCGCTCTGCGTGCTTGTCGCTGTGCAGAGCAACGGACTGGCTTTACAATTTGCGTCTGCTCCCCTCCGTGACAGACGGAATATCGTCACGACAGCAGTGACGAGGGACGGGCGCGCCCTGGCTTTCGCATCCGATACACTGCGCAACGATTCCGTCATTGTCATGCACGCGGTGCGCAGCAATGGAATGGCCCTGGAGTTCGCTTCTGAGACACTGCGCGGACACAGGAACATCGTCCTGGCCGCGATCGCTCAAAATCCCTGTGCACGAAATGTGTCAGTGATACGCTGA
- a CDS encoding PD40 domain-containing protein yields the protein MRRPFAIATLILLASCSSGIKITSNRSVITEDAVDCTPSGGAVPALIDTACTGADGPCYKIRPLADVLQSGHDDFGLSIASDPGNRGTELLVFTSTRPGGYSYSAEESSQNLWTASRNTSGTHAPAAVTLNARIVHEGAPALSPDGQWMYFAAKNRPDTLGDCDIYQARIVRNDGGISLADVRLVDGINSTWFDSHPSLSADGMRLCFTSDRPGGLGNADLWMSERSADGTWRTPRNLGPRINSTCNEMTPYLCADNRTLYFASDGYNAVGGLDIFLAEMDDAGQWSAPVNAGRPLNTLWDDMFPATPPNARADSLLTFTSNRPGGAGGYDLYAISPNPQPPSLVTLRGRVRSARSGDPVPGAALFWKDRGTGDLVATVHTNERGEYYVVLPKGRGYDVGAQAEKYFYDTFPLDTPREPGVREYEHDFRLGETLDLRINFPFNDAAHPLDNVLDAEGNSTGTTWKQSLEFLALNIRSYGARIQSIVLAGHTDSVGSSEYNRTLARQRAEFVRDALVREHGITPSLITVTAVGEDQLPARRPGESDEVYNTRCRRVELIKVVQEKKGGTR from the coding sequence ATGCGCCGTCCCTTCGCCATTGCCACACTCATTCTTCTCGCGTCGTGTTCGAGCGGGATCAAAATCACATCCAACCGCAGTGTCATAACGGAGGATGCGGTCGACTGCACACCGTCCGGCGGAGCGGTGCCGGCTCTGATCGACACCGCTTGTACGGGCGCGGATGGGCCCTGCTACAAGATCCGGCCTCTCGCGGACGTGCTCCAGAGCGGCCATGACGATTTTGGCCTGAGCATCGCGTCGGACCCCGGCAATCGCGGAACGGAGCTGCTTGTCTTCACGAGCACACGGCCCGGAGGATATTCGTACAGCGCCGAGGAATCGAGTCAGAACCTCTGGACGGCGTCGCGCAACACATCCGGGACACATGCTCCTGCCGCGGTCACACTCAACGCGCGCATAGTCCACGAAGGCGCGCCGGCCCTGTCGCCCGACGGACAGTGGATGTACTTCGCGGCAAAAAATCGTCCCGACACTCTGGGCGATTGTGACATATATCAGGCGCGCATCGTGCGAAACGACGGCGGTATCTCGCTCGCAGATGTCCGGCTGGTGGACGGCATCAATTCCACGTGGTTCGATTCGCATCCCTCGCTTTCCGCCGATGGCATGCGCCTGTGTTTTACCTCCGACCGTCCCGGTGGTCTGGGCAATGCCGATCTCTGGATGTCGGAACGTTCTGCCGACGGCACTTGGCGCACGCCGCGCAATCTCGGACCGCGCATCAATTCCACCTGCAACGAGATGACACCATATCTCTGCGCCGACAACCGCACCCTGTACTTTGCATCCGACGGGTACAATGCCGTGGGCGGACTCGACATCTTTCTTGCGGAGATGGACGACGCGGGACAGTGGTCCGCCCCGGTCAACGCCGGCCGCCCGCTCAATACCCTGTGGGATGACATGTTCCCCGCGACACCACCGAATGCGCGCGCCGATTCGTTGTTGACTTTCACCTCGAACCGGCCCGGGGGTGCGGGCGGGTACGACCTGTACGCGATATCACCGAATCCGCAGCCGCCGTCGCTGGTCACTTTGCGCGGCCGCGTACGCAGCGCGCGCAGCGGAGATCCCGTTCCCGGCGCGGCCTTGTTCTGGAAAGACCGCGGCACGGGCGATCTGGTCGCGACAGTCCACACCAACGAGCGCGGGGAATACTATGTGGTCCTGCCGAAAGGACGCGGGTATGACGTGGGAGCGCAGGCGGAAAAATACTTCTACGACACCTTCCCGCTCGACACGCCACGCGAGCCCGGTGTGCGCGAATACGAGCACGATTTCCGGCTCGGCGAAACGCTCGACCTGCGCATCAATTTCCCCTTCAATGATGCCGCGCATCCTCTCGACAACGTGCTCGATGCCGAGGGGAACAGCACAGGCACCACATGGAAGCAGTCGCTCGAATTCCTGGCCCTGAATATCCGGAGCTACGGCGCGCGTATACAATCGATCGTGCTCGCGGGCCACACCGACTCGGTCGGATCGAGCGAATACAACCGCACGCTCGCCCGGCAGCGCGCGGAATTTGTGCGCGACGCCCTGGTGCGTGAACACGGCATCACACCCTCGCTGATCACCGTGACCGCGGTCGGCGAGGATCAGCTCCCCGCGCGCAGGCCTGGAGAAAGTGACGAAGTATATAACACACGCTGCCGCCGGGTGGAGCTAATAAAAGTCGTGCAGGAGAAAAAAGGAGGCACGCGATGA
- a CDS encoding cobalamin B12-binding domain-containing protein encodes MKILFVQTNTNSSLIPLPVGPAIVAARLREDGHDVSFVDLMGERHPVRAAVDAARAFSPALVCYSVRNRDNQTMQRYVDPLPGIRDIVSAVHDVTHVPSLLGGTAFTTYPTRLLEYLLADYGVAGDDTAMVLRFVRSLENGSVDLSTPGLVYRNPWGRIVENPFTLVGYPRLLPSYHDFIDKKRYRHAYWDAAVITRTGCPEHCAYCDTFTTFGRDFILRDPDDVVDELLTLKRSGRAHSAWFVDAGFNRPLEHAKNILESIIRRGAQLRYYALFDPGPADDEFFALFRRAGGTGFTVFAESLSDPVLAALGKSFTVAEVLRDTAAMKRHALSCMFMPTLGSPGETPDTVRETFERTPALGAVFSYFSIGWRIQPGTPLRERAVREGLLKADDDCWLPTFYVSPETPRPWLEKRIRGFKLRHPLLNLRIMGAFSREMFRKPWMWGADVSKG; translated from the coding sequence ATGAAAATTCTATTTGTCCAGACGAACACGAACTCCTCGTTGATTCCACTCCCAGTGGGACCGGCGATTGTCGCCGCGCGGCTCCGCGAGGACGGTCACGACGTGTCTTTTGTCGATTTGATGGGCGAGCGGCATCCGGTGCGCGCCGCGGTGGACGCCGCCCGCGCCTTCAGCCCCGCGCTGGTGTGTTACTCCGTGCGCAACCGCGACAATCAGACGATGCAGCGCTATGTCGATCCGCTTCCGGGCATCCGTGATATTGTGAGTGCCGTGCACGACGTCACGCATGTGCCGTCGCTGCTGGGCGGCACGGCGTTCACCACGTATCCGACCCGCCTGCTCGAATATCTTCTGGCGGATTACGGGGTCGCGGGCGACGACACGGCGATGGTGCTCCGTTTTGTGCGTTCCCTGGAAAATGGATCCGTCGATCTTTCGACACCGGGACTTGTATATCGCAATCCGTGGGGCCGCATCGTCGAGAATCCCTTCACACTTGTCGGGTATCCTCGCCTGCTTCCATCGTATCACGACTTCATCGACAAAAAACGATACAGACACGCGTACTGGGATGCCGCCGTGATTACACGCACGGGATGTCCGGAGCACTGCGCGTACTGCGATACCTTCACGACGTTCGGACGCGATTTTATTCTGCGCGATCCCGACGATGTGGTGGACGAACTGCTCACGCTCAAACGTTCGGGCCGCGCGCATTCGGCCTGGTTTGTGGATGCCGGATTTAACCGGCCTCTCGAGCATGCAAAGAATATTCTGGAGTCGATCATCCGGCGCGGAGCGCAGCTTCGTTACTATGCGCTTTTTGATCCCGGGCCGGCCGACGACGAGTTCTTTGCGCTGTTCCGGCGCGCGGGCGGTACTGGATTCACCGTCTTTGCCGAGAGCCTATCCGATCCCGTGCTTGCCGCACTCGGGAAATCGTTCACCGTGGCCGAAGTCCTGCGCGACACCGCCGCAATGAAGCGACATGCATTGTCGTGTATGTTTATGCCCACGCTTGGAAGCCCCGGCGAGACGCCCGACACGGTGCGCGAAACCTTCGAGCGCACGCCCGCGCTCGGCGCGGTGTTCTCGTATTTCAGCATCGGCTGGCGTATACAGCCCGGCACACCACTGCGCGAACGCGCGGTGCGGGAGGGATTGCTCAAGGCCGACGACGATTGCTGGCTGCCCACGTTCTACGTGTCGCCCGAGACGCCGCGTCCCTGGCTCGAAAAGCGTATCCGCGGTTTCAAACTCCGGCATCCGTTGCTGAATCTTCGGATCATGGGTGCGTTCTCTCGGGAGATGTTCCGGAAACCCTGGATGTGGGGCGCCGACGTGTCGAAGGGGTGA
- a CDS encoding T9SS type A sorting domain-containing protein produces the protein MKNVFCFSIVVALLIGCTAGASAQWVSTRGPEGGNLSALLAVGSDLYAGGRAGVFRSTDNGNSWSAANGMMWPWTYVFTICEENGTLLAGTLIEGIYRSTDKGASWEETSTGLPAFADVRAIIRAGSRFLCGSGGSVYASTNDGVTWVQSGSGLPDETGVSDFAMGDGVLYMVSYNKGVFVSTDLGSTWQAVTAGLPSTPDAVVITAAGSVAYVAGYTSGVYVTTDKGVTWTEMNTGLSDTDVEAIHLDAGVVYAGLYNGAVFTATGPGAAWTPAGAGLVPGNSVYDITTAGGALHLATVGGYFRRDTPAASFASRNGGMLNANVNSIVSTSNVILASNYGLGVFRSIDGQTWAPANSGLGGRSISGLVVTGNRVFAAARGEGIFLSTDDGITWVARNSGLTDPYVLSFTENNGVLYAGLYDGLNMSSDNGATWRDLTGSTLAGSSITAVLAEGATIFAAAEYEGVYVSTNRGSSWVLRNTGLPSDLSFSAIARHNGVLYVALDYDGLYSSTDNGVTWYDAGMTLPAFTAVYSLLSRGSDLFVGTDQGVLATADHGANWGDVADGLPLFGSVRSLHIANTPSGAYMFAGMEGQSVWRRPLSQIVHAQEHYTHVADAITLEANYPNPFTSTTSLRCILPRAEKVRVFVTDMLGRTVALVHDGMLDAGASTLHLDAATLPAGVYRVTAEAGSSRVQRSIIKR, from the coding sequence GTGAAAAACGTGTTCTGTTTCAGCATCGTTGTTGCTCTCCTGATTGGTTGTACCGCTGGTGCATCGGCTCAGTGGGTGTCCACACGCGGACCCGAGGGCGGCAATCTTTCGGCGCTGCTCGCAGTCGGATCCGATCTCTATGCGGGCGGCCGCGCGGGCGTCTTCCGGTCCACCGACAACGGCAACTCGTGGAGCGCTGCAAATGGCATGATGTGGCCGTGGACGTATGTCTTCACCATCTGCGAGGAAAACGGAACACTGCTCGCCGGAACATTGATTGAAGGCATATATCGGTCTACAGACAAGGGTGCAAGCTGGGAGGAGACGAGCACGGGTTTACCCGCGTTTGCCGATGTGCGCGCAATTATCCGCGCGGGATCGCGCTTTCTCTGCGGCTCGGGTGGTTCGGTGTATGCGTCCACCAACGATGGCGTCACCTGGGTGCAGTCGGGGTCGGGGCTGCCGGATGAAACAGGTGTTTCCGATTTCGCCATGGGTGATGGTGTTCTGTACATGGTTTCGTACAACAAGGGTGTCTTTGTCTCCACCGATCTTGGAAGCACATGGCAGGCCGTCACCGCCGGATTGCCCTCCACACCCGATGCGGTCGTCATCACCGCCGCCGGATCCGTGGCCTATGTTGCCGGGTACACCTCGGGAGTGTATGTGACCACCGACAAGGGGGTGACGTGGACTGAAATGAACACGGGACTTTCCGATACGGATGTGGAAGCGATACACCTGGACGCGGGTGTCGTGTACGCGGGGCTGTATAATGGCGCCGTATTCACGGCCACCGGTCCGGGAGCCGCGTGGACGCCGGCCGGTGCCGGACTTGTCCCCGGAAATTCCGTGTACGATATCACGACCGCGGGCGGCGCGCTGCATCTCGCCACTGTCGGCGGCTACTTCCGGCGCGACACACCCGCTGCATCGTTTGCATCACGCAACGGCGGCATGCTGAATGCAAACGTCAACAGTATTGTATCAACATCGAATGTTATTCTGGCATCCAACTACGGACTCGGCGTGTTCCGCTCCATCGACGGACAGACCTGGGCACCCGCAAATTCCGGCTTGGGGGGCAGGAGCATCAGCGGACTTGTAGTGACGGGGAACCGCGTCTTTGCGGCCGCGCGGGGCGAAGGCATCTTCCTGTCCACCGACGACGGCATCACCTGGGTTGCGCGCAATTCCGGATTAACGGATCCATATGTCCTGTCCTTCACCGAAAACAACGGCGTACTGTACGCCGGGCTGTACGACGGACTCAACATGAGCAGCGACAACGGCGCTACCTGGCGCGACCTCACGGGCAGCACACTCGCCGGATCCTCCATCACGGCCGTGCTCGCCGAAGGTGCGACAATTTTTGCGGCCGCTGAATACGAAGGCGTGTACGTCTCGACCAACAGGGGCTCGTCGTGGGTGCTGCGCAACACCGGACTGCCTTCCGACTTGAGCTTCAGCGCGATAGCGCGCCACAATGGTGTGCTCTACGTGGCTCTCGATTATGACGGATTGTATTCGTCCACCGACAACGGCGTCACCTGGTACGATGCAGGCATGACTCTGCCCGCCTTCACCGCGGTCTACTCACTTCTCTCGCGAGGGAGCGATCTATTTGTGGGCACCGATCAGGGCGTTCTCGCGACGGCGGACCACGGCGCCAACTGGGGCGATGTGGCCGATGGACTCCCGTTGTTCGGATCCGTGCGTTCGCTGCATATCGCAAACACGCCGTCCGGCGCCTATATGTTCGCGGGAATGGAAGGGCAGTCCGTCTGGCGCAGGCCGCTCTCGCAGATAGTACACGCCCAAGAGCATTATACACACGTCGCGGACGCGATAACGCTCGAAGCGAATTATCCGAATCCCTTTACCTCGACAACATCCCTGCGCTGTATCCTGCCGCGTGCGGAGAAGGTACGGGTGTTTGTGACCGATATGCTCGGCCGCACCGTGGCGCTCGTTCACGACGGGATGTTGGACGCGGGCGCCTCCACGCTGCACCTCGATGCCGCCACGCTGCCTGCCGGTGTGTATCGTGTCACGGCGGAAGCCGGTTCTTCACGCGTGCAGAGGAGCATCATCAAGCGCTGA
- a CDS encoding anti-sigma factor antagonist (This anti-anti-sigma factor, or anti-sigma factor antagonist, belongs to a family that includes characterized members SpoIIAA, RsbV, RsfA, and RsfB.), translating to MEIHFEAAENDILKIRLVGRFDVDGTQKIEGPLRTTAPGTPHARVCVDLTGVDYLSSVGLGCLVHTAQDVDRVEGKMVLLNPQPIVAKLLKESGVSMHVRVFDTWPAASAFLERLPRAGGD from the coding sequence ATGGAAATACATTTTGAAGCAGCGGAAAACGACATCCTCAAGATACGGCTCGTGGGCCGCTTCGATGTGGATGGAACACAGAAGATCGAGGGTCCGCTTCGGACCACAGCTCCAGGCACTCCGCATGCTCGCGTGTGTGTGGATTTGACCGGGGTCGACTATCTCTCCTCGGTCGGTCTCGGGTGTCTGGTCCATACCGCGCAGGATGTGGACAGGGTCGAGGGCAAAATGGTGCTGCTGAATCCGCAGCCCATCGTCGCAAAATTGCTCAAGGAGAGCGGCGTGTCAATGCACGTGCGTGTGTTCGACACGTGGCCCGCGGCCTCGGCTTTTCTCGAGCGTCTTCCGCGCGCCGGAGGCGACTGA